A region of the Festucalex cinctus isolate MCC-2025b chromosome 8, RoL_Fcin_1.0, whole genome shotgun sequence genome:
TGGTGGACAGGTACGGAAACCCCCGCCCACAAACAAGCGACAAACccggtttggtttggttttggtttgtttgttttcatctgcCGGCCGGCGTCAGATGCGGAGCGCTGCACGCCGGCGACCGCCTGCTGTCCATCGACGGGACGTCGACGGAGCACTGCAGCGTCCTGGAGGCCACGCAGCTGCTGGCCAGCACCAGCGAGCTGGTCCGGCTGGAGATGATCCCCGCCCACCAGACCAGGATGGCGGGAAACAAGCAGCATGACACTGGTGACTGACTTGCAGTCCAATAAGTTTTCAGttcctcaacaacaacaaaaatcatttcgtcaacaaagaaacatgaaaaaacaaaaacagaacgtgtttctacgttttttgggagcaaatctgttaatatcgtgacatgacgacagttttaatatcacaatattgctgttatcgttccCTTTCCTACCTGCTCACTAGAGATGTTGGTTCCGATAAAAAATGGCGTGGCAGttagcaaaacattttgcgtttgtGTGCGCTCCAGTGAAGGTTCAGAAGTCGGACCACCCTCACCCTCATGCGTGGGACCCCTGCGTCAACTTGTGTCCGCCGTCGGCCAACTCCGCCCACTGTAACGCCAGCTCCACCCTGCACAAGTCGTGGACCGCCTCCAACAACAACgccgtcaacaacaacaacctggaCTACTGCAAATGTGAGCGGCGGCGTCGTCGTCTACGTCCATTTGTGTCCTTTTGTCAATATTTAGGTTTGTCCGCAGCGTTGGTGTCGGCCAATTTCTCTCCGGGCTCCAGCGCCACGTCGGGCCCCGGCGGCCAGTCGGGTTCCAACACGCTCCCCAGGCCCTCGGCCCCCGTCAGCCCCCGCAACTCGCTGCTCAAACGCCGACAGCGGAAGAAAGACCACAAAAGCTCCCGTGAGATTCACGCTGCGTTCGCTCTCCCGCGTCGTTCCTTTCATCTTGCTTCTTCTCAAGGCCTTCGTTCGACGCTTGCGCTGGAACACGGCGGAGGAGACGGACGGCTGTGGAAAATGTCACTTTGCATGCCTCAAATGTGTTATTTCATTTTACTGGTTGGGCTAATTCGGGGAAAGGTTTGGATTGGTGTTAGTACTTGCTGGGTTACGATTGCGAGAGTTAAGGGAACATTTGGATTAGGCTTGCACGATATTGAAATATGCAAATAtagttgctgaacatagcgatattgatattattgcgatatttaacatgtgcccaaggaaatgacattttgtgatctaatgaaatattttttggtgtttgtttaatttaaattatttgtattttatattttattatttatttatttctttcatttttatatttttattttattttatattagttttattgtagtttatttttatatttattttatttgtgccGATTAGGATTTGATTTGTATTATTTAGTGCACCTCCtgaagacattgttgtttttccagaagtgatttgtttgtttgcttgcgtTCAGTGTCGCTGTCGTCCAGTTCTGTGGGTCCGGGCGGTCAGGTGGTCCACGTGGAGACCAGCGAGGTGGTCCTGACGGGGGACCCCCTCAACGGCTTTGGCGTCCAGCTGCAAGGGGGAATCTTCGCCACCGAAACGCTTTCGGCGCCGCCGCTCATTCGATTCATCGAGCCCGACAGCTCGGCCGAGAGGTGAGAGTCCCACGTGCGTCCACGTGGGTCCACGTCGCGTCACATGACTTCCAACTTTCACCTTCCTAAGTCAGTGCAACGAGTCGGCTGTGCTTTGCGAGCGTGATCTCAATTCATCAATTTTGGTCGGTTGTTTCATCAGTTGCTTGGTTAATTGTTCTTTGGCTGCTTTCTTAGCTAGTCAGTTGGTATGTCAGTTAATTGGTCAAGATCTTAATTGGTCAGTCAAGgaggtcgtttttgtttttcggttggaTATTTAGTCAATCCATCATTTGATGGATTAGTTTGCCAAATTGCTAAGATGCTTGGGTCATTCAATCAGAGTCTGTCGTTTGCTTGATCTGCTGATAGCTCggttagttggttagttatCTAGTAATATGGCTGGTCAGTTAGTTGGTTGCTTGGCTAGTTGGCTCATCATTTAAATAGCTGACTAGTTGTTGACCAGTTGCTTAGTTGTTTTCGGTTTGGTTGTTTCTCTAGTTATTTCGTTTGCGAGTCAATTGGTTAgtcgcttttttttcttttttttttgaatcagTTGGTTGGTTTTGTCATCTTGGTGGGTCGGTGGTTGGTTTGTCAGTTACTGAATCAGCCAGTCTATCAGTTGGTTCATCTGTCCATCAATTGGTTAGTCAATAAGTTGAGTCTGTTAGTTGCTCAGTTCCCCATCAGTCTTTTTGTCTGGGTGCTGCTTTTATGACGCAGTTCGCTGGTTGTTGTGGTGGTGAGTGAGTTGGTCAGTTGCTCCTCATTTGGTGCCGGCCGGCGCGTCATGGAAAAGGAAAGCAAGTGGGCATGCGAGCGCAGTCAAGGCGTCTCTCCTCACCTGGGCAGGTGCGGCCTCCTGCAGGTGGGCGACCGCCTGCTGTCCATCAACGGCATCGCCACGGAGGACGGCACCCTGGAGGAAGCCAACCAGCTGCTCCGCGACGCCGCGCTCACCAACAAGGTGGTCCTGGAGATCGAGTTTGACGTGGCCGGTGCGTCAGCCGCCAGCAACTGCGTTCAAACTCCGACAGGAAAACAAGTTGAACTCTTTGTTTTTCCCTCTGCAGAATCTGTGGTTCCAAGTAGCGGAACGTTTCATGTCAAACTCCCCAAGAAAAGAGGCGTCGAGCTTGGACTCACCATCAGTGGTAAGATGAACAACATTTTCCTGCtcctcaaaacatttttttgtttcaaaaggTATCAGCGCTCACGTGTCACGTAGTTGCTCAGTTGGACATTTTCTGGTTCAGTCGGTCGGACAGTCACGAAGTTCGTCACTCACTCGATTGTTTCGGAATTGCAGTCATTGAGTTAGTCGGGCAGTCACATACTTGATCAATTACTTGTCAGTAACTTCATCTCTCATTAGTTAGTTGATCAGTTCGTGCAGTAAGATCAATTTCTGCTTCTCATCACATTCATTTCTCTTGTCTGTCACTCAaatcaaaagacaaaaaacatcccaaacttacggaagcatattgcattcacttgagaaaaaaaattcaaaatagatgaaatatgaagattttttttctcctgtttttctgagcagTTTTTCCTcctaatattcagtaaaacagaaacaaatgtaaaaaaaaatatactcaaaaaaataaagctcccttaaaataattttcagaaaaacaggattttttttatttttttaaattttattaagccccgcccaagtgaatgcaatacgcttccgtacgaACTGAAGTCTTTGGAGATGTGATGTTTTCAAGTCCACAATTGATTCAATTTGATTTTTGAAGGccctcgttttttttgtcccacgtTCACAACACACAGATAATGCAATGGCGCCCACTTGTGGAGAAATAGAGCAGCTGCTTAGGAAGCTTGtagatgtttgttttgttttttcaaatcatgtggtttattcatttaagaatttttttctttcttcatctGCAGCCAATAAAAAGGCAGGAGAGCCTCTCATCATCTCCGACATCAAGAAGGGCAGCGTGGCACACAGGTCGGTCgtccatcatcatcgtcatcatcaaaaATCATTTGACTGAATCGTAAATGCCACGGGAATTAAAAGTCGCCCGTTTTTGAGaaaatgagttttcatgtgacaacaaattgatattttttaaagaggaaaaaaaaaattccatcatgagaaatttttttcccaagaaaaaaaaagtacaaactcATGTTTACAAGATAGTAAAATTGATGtcttgttacgatttttttcggCAAAAAGTTtgaatttataaaaatatataatatccGTTTTCCCCctttaaaatgtttgtaatatttacaAGAAGATTTTGTCAGGGTAAAAAGTCCTAATCTTGTGATATCAAATACttgtgatattgaaatgtagttGTGAATGGACCTTTGTTGTTCCTTTGAGGACGGGAACTCTGGAGCCAGGTGACAAACTCTTGTCCATCGACAACGTGCGTCTGGAGGCGTGCTcgcgggaggaggcggagcaaaTCCTGCAGCAGTGCCAGGAGCTGGTCAAGCTGAAAATCCGCAAGGACGAGGACAACTCGGGTGAGGCCTCCCAACCGGGACGCCGTCTCGTCacattacatttacaaaaaatgttcaatttccACGCACGTTATTGGAAGGCTGCAATCACATAGTCGACCACACGGTGGTGCTGTTGGCCACAAGTCAGCTTGTGAAGCCGTTTAGtcaagagaaagaaaaatggaCGAATAATTGAACTATGAACAAATATGACTGCGTCTGTGGAAATGACATCATGAATATTTCACATGTTTTAATATGTCAAATGTTTTAAcagtcaagcaaaaaaaaaaaaaaaaaaggcatgacAGAACATTAAGAGGACAGCTTGATGTATTGAACACATAATCGAGCCGAACGATGACGAAGGAAACACTTTTAACTCATCGTCACCGTTATTATACTTTTGGAATGTTTCATTTTcgttaattttagtttgagtatttttgtgacttttcctttttttaaaagcattttcatttttattttatttcaactaatgaaatgatttttttgggtTCATTTTGGTCGACTAAAATAAGGTTGCTGATCACTATTGTACATGAAAGcacacgtgcgtgcgtgcgtgcgtatgtTACCAGACGAGCAGGAGACGTCCGGCAGCATCATCTACACGGTGGAGCTGAAGCGCTACGGCGGCCCGCTGGGCATCACCATCTCGGGCACGGAGGAACCCTTTGACCCCATCACCATCTCCGGACTCACCAAGCGAGGCTTGGCCGAgaggtgcgtgtgcgtgcgcgcgcggatggatggaaaatgatttgatttgatttttttgcgcGATGAGGACGGGCGCGATCCACGTGGGCGACCGCATCCTGGCCATCAACAGCGTGAGCCTGAAGGGCAAACCGCTGAGCGAGGCCATTCACCTCCTGCAGATGGCCGGCGAGACCGTCACGCTCAAGATCAAGAAGATGATCGACAGTAAGCCACCGGcgacgtccgtccgtccgtttgCTTTTTCTCCTTCTCGTTTTTCTTTCTGCCGGCTCAGACGCGGACGAGAGGAAAGCGAGCGAGGCGGCGGACGACGTCACGGAGAACGAGCTGAGCGACGGCGACGGCGACGACGACTTGACCGACCTGACGGACGGCCAGCAGAACAACAAACTGGCGGAACTTTACGCCACCGCCGTCCCCAGCGTCGACTCGGCCGTCGACTCCTGGGACGGATCCGGACTCGATGCCGGATACTGGAGCCAGGGTACTCGCTTTCCAGaaaaacttgttttgtttgaatAGTTCAAAAACAAGGCGTCACATTTTGACGGAAAATGTTGCAAATTTtcaggaagaaagaaaaaaaaaaaaaaaaaaaaaaagtcagattttttaaaagtctgtatatttaaaaaaaaaaagtaatacataaaatataaaagtaCATCCATGAAGAATTTTACACTTTCAAGAAAAGctcaaatatatttgaaaatcAGCTCCTTATAAAATCTAAAAAAGTcttaagtatttttttccagaaaaaaaatgtttgaattctgaattaaaacccaaaacaaaacccatcacaaaatatttcaaagtgttgtAATCATTTTTTCCGCTGTACGTTTGATGACGCAGGCACGTACAGCCACCAGGCCTCCACCGGGTTGGCGCTTCACCCTCACGAGTGGCGCAGCgccaagcagcagcagcagcagcgcacCACCACGCCCCCTCCTGGCTGCCGGAAGAACTACCCCTTCAGCGACGGCGGCTTCAGCGAAGACGAGTGGGAAAAACCGTTGGGGTGAGACTGCAAAAATGTCAACTTcgttttggaaaaacaaaacaaaacaaagaacataACCCCGCCCCCATCAGTTTCCTTGGCCAATCGGCGGACGGAATTCTGCTGGACTCCGACGACAGTTTCTGGTGTCAGGCCCTGGAAGACCTGGAGACCTGCGGCCAGTCGGAACTGCTCAGAGAGATCGAGGTTTGCGAGCATTTAGCGCAAAACTTGGAACATGTCATGTAAAAAGCTAACAGAAATGAGCAATCGTCATCCAATAATCGAAGTTGTGTATCGATCACGAGTTTGTCTCCCGCAGGCGTCCATCATGACGGGCACGGCCATCAGTTTGGGCGTGGAAGGCGTCAACAAGCCGGCCAGCGATTCCATCCGGATGAGTTCGTTGCAGCGCCCGCGTCTCCACCAGGGGGCGCACCTGCACCAGGAGCTGCACCTGCATGACGATGAAGGTGAGCGGGTGCAAACCGCCGCTTCCGATTAACAAGCTttcacagccaaaaaaaaacacaaacaaatatatCGGCTCTATAGTCTTGtctcaaattacaaaaaaaaataaaaataaatcacaagaaAGTCAGATTTGTATGAGAAAAGTCAAATTTGCCGTCAGATTAATTGTCTAATATAATAACGTAACAATAattttcgttctttttttttttgcatttcttgAACGTTGTAAATTTACGAGAAGCAAGTCtgaattttatgagaaaaaatattcaaaatttaTTCGGAAAAATCATTGACTTTATGATTTATAGGGACAAATCTGAATTTTATAAGAGAAAAAACACCGAATTTATCAATGTAAAAGTTAATTTTAAGATGTAAGATTCAGAATTTCGAAGAGAAAAAGTCCTCATTTTACAAcgtaaatgtccaatttttacaTTGAGAACATTTtacaaagcaaaaatgtcaagtCAGTATTTGACAAGGAAAATGTGGTAAAGTGAaattttataagaaaaaaaaaattgcattttattgGACACTGTAAAGTTGATTTGACAGCGGTAAGTGGACATTTTGCAGTGGAAATATTATCATCAGCACAGAACTACAGAAGTGAAAAAATTGTAACTTTATGAGGAAATTTTACATAATTTTATGGGAAAGAAGTCGGAACTGCACAATGAGAATTTTGAGCCGAAATTGAAGCAAGAAAGATTTTTGTCTCCTAATTCCGTAACGCTTgcgaatgtgtttttgtttgtttttttgcccaccTGTCAGACGGCCACCTGGAGGCGCACTTGCACCTGGACGAGCTCGTCCACGCGGGGACGCGCCTGCACCAGGACAGCACGTCGCCGCCGGCGCACCACGAGCTCAAGTCCAAGAACTCGTTGAGGGTTTCCGAAAGGACGTGGGAGTCGCGGCGCATCAAGGAGGAGATGCAAGGCCTGCTGTCGCCAACGCCGCTCGAGCTGCACAAAGTACGGACGCTCGATTACGACACTTTCATTTCACTTGAAATTTGATCACTTTTCGCTTTTCATTCGTTTTACTTTCAAAAagtatttgatttgtttttcatgtGTATTATGTACTACTATATTGcttaggtaataaatccacgataatctacaataaaactaaccataaaataataataataacaatatcaataatgaataaaaattcaataaataatcaataaataattcatacacaaataataataataaatacataataaaataaaattcatattataataatactaaaaataatacatatatatatatatattaggggtgtcaggcgattaaaatttttcatcgtaattaatcacatcacttcaataattaactcacgattaatcgcaacttttatttctgttctaaatgaacaagaaaacattttttaagttattatactcaataaaatttttaaaaaaactaataagaatatggctgcatcttttagccattgatacatcaatttcattcattcataaaattgagttaatattaaaaagatgtactgaaaaaaaaaaaaaaaagtgtgatattgatttgtgttggtcattttctgccactagattgcataattgcattttttaagataatgacagttcagtgaatttttcttttcataataagagcattctaatctttaacattagTAATTTATGAAATTCTGCCCATTTTTTACAActccacaaatacatgcattattaattaataaatgcattAGTGCAAAATTTTGACTGGATATGTTTGCTGCGTTGCAAGTGGAATTGTTACtttccaagtaaaaaaaaaaaaaaaaaaaggaaagaaagtgctttttgaaaaaagtgttttttgcctCCAAAAATTTTGCTGACGTGCATTTTTGCTTTGGCGTCCGGCAGGTGACGGTGATGAAAGATCCCGAAAGCGACGACTTTGGCTTCAGCGTGTCGGACGGCTTCCTGGAAAAGGGCGTCTACGTCAACATGGTGCGAGCGGACGGGCCGGCCCACCGCTCGGGCCTGCGACCCTACGACAGGATCCTGCAGgtaccgaccgaccgaccgaccgaccgaccgaccgaccggccgaccgaccgaccgaccgaccggccGGCCGACCGACCGGCCGGCCGACCGACCGGCCGACCGCTGGAGTCACGTGACTTGAGTGGGGTCGTCCCCGTTTCAGGTGAACCACGTGAGGACTCGGGACTTCGACTGCTGCCTGGCGGTGCCGCTGATCACGGAAGCCGGCGACCGCTTGGAGCTGGTCATCAGCCGCAACCCGCTGGACGCCGTCCaagacgacgacgatgacgacgacgacgacgacgacgcgcTGGACCGCCACCCGCTCGATCTGTAGCGCCACAAACGGTTCTGAAAAATTCCACTTTTGTTGTCAACAGGGGTCGTCAATCTCtttgcttttcctttttttg
Encoded here:
- the grip2b gene encoding glutamate receptor-interacting protein 2 isoform X7 — encoded protein: MPAWRRNLIFCLQRLHEDDDGPYGKSKDVSGPERNTASRRHSIPEALRGVTMVELVKKEGSTLGLTISGGTDKDGKPRVSNLRPGGLAARSDQLNVGDYIKSVNGINLTKLRHEEIISLLKNVGERVLLEVEYELPPTAPDSTSGVISKTIDICLHKEGSSFGFVVRGGIHEDWHKSRPLVVTYVRPGGPADREGTLRPGDRLLTVDGVPLHNASHGDALSVLAQCGQEALVHIEYDVTIVDTLTNASGPLLVEIAKPPGATLGISLTSAGHGNKRVIVIQRVKPGSVVDRYGNPRPQTSDKPGLVWFWFVCFHLPAGVRCGALHAGDRLLSIDGTSTEHCSVLEATQLLASTSELVRLEMIPAHQTRMAGNKQHDTVKVQKSDHPHPHAWDPCVNLCPPSANSAHCNASSTLHKSWTASNNNAVNNNNLDYCKSLVSANFSPGSSATSGPGGQSGSNTLPRPSAPVSPRNSLLKRRQRKKDHKSSLSLSSSSVGPGGQVVHVETSEVVLTGDPLNGFGVQLQGGIFATETLSAPPLIRFIEPDSSAERCGLLQVGDRLLSINGIATEDGTLEEANQLLRDAALTNKVVLEIEFDVAESVVPSSGTFHVKLPKKRGVELGLTISANKKAGEPLIISDIKKGSVAHRTGTLEPGDKLLSIDNVRLEACSREEAEQILQQCQELVKLKIRKDEDNSDEQETSGSIIYTVELKRYGGPLGITISGTEEPFDPITISGLTKRGLAERTGAIHVGDRILAINSVSLKGKPLSEAIHLLQMAGETVTLKIKKMIDSSDADERKASEAADDVTENELSDGDGDDDLTDLTDGQQNNKLAELYATAVPSVDSAVDSWDGSGLDAGYWSQGTYSHQASTGLALHPHEWRSAKQQQQQRTTTPPPGCRKNYPFSDGGFSEDEWEKPLGFLGQSADGILLDSDDSFWCQALEDLETCGQSELLREIEASIMTGTAISLGVEGVNKPASDSIRMSSLQRPRLHQGAHLHQELHLHDDEDGHLEAHLHLDELVHAGTRLHQDSTSPPAHHELKSKNSLRVSERTWESRRIKEEMQGLLSPTPLELHKVTVMKDPESDDFGFSVSDGFLEKGVYVNMVRADGPAHRSGLRPYDRILQVNHVRTRDFDCCLAVPLITEAGDRLELVISRNPLDAVQDDDDDDDDDDDALDRHPLDLTW
- the grip2b gene encoding glutamate receptor-interacting protein 2 isoform X10: MPAWRRNLIFCLQRLHEDDDGPYGKSKDVSGPERNTASRRHSIPALRGVTMVELVKKEGSTLGLTISGGTDKDGKPRVSNLRPGGLAARSDQLNVGDYIKSVNGINLTKLRHEEIISLLKNVGERVLLEVEYELPPTAPDSTSGVISKTIDICLHKEGSSFGFVVRGGIHEDWHKSRPLVVTYVRPGGPADREGTLRPGDRLLTVDGVPLHNASHGDALSVLAQCGQEALVHIEYDVTIVDTLTNASGPLLVEIAKPPGATLGISLTSAGHGNKRVIVIQRVKPGSVVDRYGNPRPQTSDKPGLVWFWFVCFHLPAGVRCGALHAGDRLLSIDGTSTEHCSVLEATQLLASTSELVRLEMIPAHQTRMAGNKQHDTVKVQKSDHPHPHAWDPCVNLCPPSANSAHCNASSTLHKSWTASNNNAVNNNNLDYCKSLVSANFSPGSSATSGPGGQSGSNTLPRPSAPVSPRNSLLKRRQRKKDHKSSLSLSSSSVGPGGQVVHVETSEVVLTGDPLNGFGVQLQGGIFATETLSAPPLIRFIEPDSSAERCGLLQVGDRLLSINGIATEDGTLEEANQLLRDAALTNKVVLEIEFDVAESVVPSSGTFHVKLPKKRGVELGLTISANKKAGEPLIISDIKKGSVAHRTGTLEPGDKLLSIDNVRLEACSREEAEQILQQCQELVKLKIRKDEDNSDEQETSGSIIYTVELKRYGGPLGITISGTEEPFDPITISGLTKRGLAERTGAIHVGDRILAINSVSLKGKPLSEAIHLLQMAGETVTLKIKKMIDSSDADERKASEAADDVTENELSDGDGDDDLTDLTDGQQNNKLAELYATAVPSVDSAVDSWDGSGLDAGYWSQGTYSHQASTGLALHPHEWRSAKQQQQQRTTTPPPGCRKNYPFSDGGFSEDEWEKPLGFLGQSADGILLDSDDSFWCQALEDLETCGQSELLREIEASIMTGTAISLGVEGVNKPASDSIRMSSLQRPRLHQGAHLHQELHLHDDEDGHLEAHLHLDELVHAGTRLHQDSTSPPAHHELKSKNSLRVSERTWESRRIKEEMQGLLSPTPLELHKVTVMKDPESDDFGFSVSDGFLEKGVYVNMVRADGPAHRSGLRPYDRILQVNHVRTRDFDCCLAVPLITEAGDRLELVISRNPLDAVQDDDDDDDDDDDALDRHPLDLTW